In Dermacentor silvarum isolate Dsil-2018 chromosome 10, BIME_Dsil_1.4, whole genome shotgun sequence, the genomic stretch TGCTGGTCGACCGGCGTCAAGCGATTCCGGCAGTCGTGAGGAAAGCTGCGCCGACCGTGAAGGTAGGCACCATGCAGActgagacgttttttttttttttagagatgGCTATTAATCTCAGTACTCCACTTCGTGTAGCGACCTTGAACGTCAGAGGGATGGGAGCAAGAAGGCGACAGTACCAGCTTAATCGCCTCCTGCTAGATAACGATATTGATATAGTCGCTGTACAGGAGTCGAAAATAGAGAGTCAGGAGCAAACCGACCGCATGGTGTCCTCCTTTCAAGCAAACTTTTATGTGTGTGTCTGTCACTCTGTTGGGGCGTCGGGTGGATGCCTAATATTCATCCGTAACGCGTTAGGAATAACCGTAAAGTCGGTCTTTGCCTGCCCAAGTGGTCGTCTTCTGGTTACTGatttcacgttttcaaatttaTGTTGGCGCATTGTTTGTGTATATGCTCCCAATGTAGAAAGCGAGAGTCAACTTTTCTTTGTCCCTTGAGCCATGGTTGAACGTTGACAAGATCTTGCTTGTATTGGGGGACTTCAACTGTGTGTGCGCCGCAGTTGACAGAGTCAAGTGTAGGCCACTTATAGACAAGACCTCGGAAGTGTTGAACACACTTGTTCACGATTATGGTCTCGATGATGTTGGCAGTGTGTTCTCTACTGGGACCCACCCAGAATTCACGCGTTTTCAGCGGGAGAGTCATGCTAGACTTGACCGGATGTATGTGTCTGTTGATCTTGTGCCCCTATGCTCTAGCTATGATGTTAAACCTGTGCCTTTCAGCGATCATTGCCTTGTGAGTGCCACTTTAGGAATAAAGGGCAGGAAATCGCGTTTTAACTGGCTCTTATGGAAACTGAATGCAAAACTTCTGGAAGATGAAGGGTTTATTTTGCGAGTTCAGATCGAGCTAGACAAAATGCTAGATGCGCAGCCTGCTAGCTTTGCAGTTGAATGGGAAGGATTCAAAAGAGTGGCTAAAAATGAAAGCTATAGAAAAGTGCAGTGTAGCTCGttataaagagaaagaaaaagaactgaaTGGGCAACTTGAATGGCTGCTGAGCATGGAAAGTagcgcgcctgcaaatttcactTAAGAAATACGAGAAGTGAAATGTGAGCTCGAAAGAATCGACGCAGACAGATACAGAGCCGCCGTTATACGCGCAAGGTCCGAAAAATTGGGGGTTGGCGAAACGCCAACAACGCGAGCGCTATCAGACGAAAAAAGATACGCTTGCAAGAAAGAGATTAGGAGCATCCTGTATGACGGCCGAATTACAGAAGGTACTTAATGCATTCAGAGCGCTTTAGCCGAACACTTCGCTGAACTTCTTAGCAATAAACTCAAGACCATAGACGGCTTTCATGTAGACTTTTTAAGACATATGCCAACTCTAGATGACGAAATTAAAGAGCTTCTTGAACTGCCTATAACATTGCGGGAGATAGAGAAAGCGATAGACGACCTACCATCTGGGAAAGCCGCTGGGCCAGACGGGCTAAGTACAGCTTTCTTTGAAACCTTTAAGCATTCTGTTGCACATTACATGCTCCATGTGCTTGACTGAGCCTTACGAACGCAAGCAGGTTCCACTGTCTTTCTCTACTTCCTCACATTGTTCTGATTCCGAAGACTGACGATCCCGGAAAACGCCTGTTGGTGGGGTCATATCGAACCGATTAGCCTCACTAACGTCGACTACAAAGTCTTTATGAAGgttttagcaaaacgactgcagTCTGTGATCACGAAATTGTTTGGTCTCACCAGACGTGCGGCATTAAAGGCCGTAGCATCGCCACAAATATACACGTTGCACGCAGCGTATTAGAGTGTGTTGATGCACTTGGCAGTCAGATAGCAATGATGCAGCTCGACTTGGCAAAAGCCTTTGACCATGTTTCTCACGAAATACTGTTGTCCATTCTGGAACACTGCAACCTTGGTTGCGTTATAGTAGAAAGCGAAAAAATGGCCTACAAGAACTGTACGACCCGCATCATAGTTAATGGCGAACTCACTTACAGACTCACTGTACGTTCTTCAGTAAGGCAGGGATGCCCGCTTTCCCCCTTGCTTTTCGCAGTTTATTTAGAGCTGCTCTGCCTGGCAATTATCAACTCTGATAATATTTCGGGTTACAGGCTGCAGTCGTCGCATGTGAAAGTACTCGCGTATGCAGATGATATAGCGGTGTTTTGTGCAGACAGAGAgagcatctgtaaagtcacgagTGTGGTGGAAAAAGTTTGTGTTTAGACTGGAAGTAAAATTAATTGGGAAAAAAGCTCcggtttttggcatggtgaatggGACGTAGCACCGGATTCTTTTTCTCGACTACGATGGTCTACCTCGCCAACGCGATATCTAGGAATGCCCCTGGAATGTTATCGGGATCCCAGCTCGTACTGGAAAGAAGAAACTTtgagagtgaaagagaaagcgGACGCGTGGCAAGGGAGGCAGCTGTCAATGTTTTCCCGTGCCTCtatctgcaatattttttttttatttcgaagcTATGGTATGTCATGAATGTACTGTGTGCGACGCGGACAGCGGTTCAAAAAATGCATCGTGTTTTTGCTGCTTTTATTTGGGTGTCCACTTGGGAAAGAACCAGCCGAACTAACCTTTCTGTTTCATTTAAAAGCGGAGGCCTTGGCCTAGTGCACTTATTTTTGCGGCAAGTAGTTTCGCGATTTATGTTCCTACGTGATCAAAGTGATCCCTTTCTAAGAACTGTTATGCAAGTGCGCTTACAGAGGCTGCTCCCTGGAAGAATAGTCTCATGTGAGAACATGTATGGAGTGGTGACAGGCTACTTGCGCGAGGTTGTCCTTCGTGCAAGATGTTGGAAGTACGATTTACCCCTGACTACCTATGCAATGTTAATAAGAAAAATCTGTACAAAGCGCTTGTTGACGTGATGTTGCCGATACCCTTTTACCGGTCACCACACTGCGGAGGTCCAGGGCAAGTTATTCTTAAACGAGTTAGAAAGATGGCCGTTAGACCTGcagtaaaaacattcttttttaaacTGCACTCCGGTACGCTGCCTGTCAAAACCTGGCTGCATGATAAAGGGATATTCGTGCCATAGACAACAAACTGTTTGTTATGCAGGGAGCCCGAGACAGTTGAACATGTTTTCTTAGAATGCTGGGATCCCATTTTTTATTGGGATGTGCTTCAGAGAACGATTAAAAAAGAGCTCCCCTTAAACCCGTACGGCATCCGGTTCTTACCAGTTGAAAACGAAGATGTGCTCTACGATTTAATCATGCTCCTTGGCCTCCACAGTCTGTGGAAAACACGAATGCAGGTGCGACACGCCGACATCTCGTTCTACACATGAAAACTTTATCGAGAGTGTTGTTTATATTCGTGAATGTTTCAGGGCGCAGCCTGATCCACCAGAGTGGATACCGCTGCTTGATGATTTGGTGCAACTGAAAAGATTTTAGCTCCGCAAGCGTCAGCTCAAGTGTAGCTGAGGTGTTTTTATCTTTTGTGCTTTGTATTTCCAAGTCCGAGAAGGCAATAAAAAATcaggcgtggtctagtggctaggatacttTGCTTTCagccaggaggcccgggttcgattcccggtgtcggaagTGTCCGGTCTCATGGACTAACAGGTATTACTATGATATTTGTAGTCCGAGTTCCAATCTCGGTGAGACTTGTTGCTCTTTTTTATTCCCAGTGCATCAACAGTGCTTAGTCAGATGAAGCTGCACTGCTTGAGCGTATCCCGTATCCGCCGTGGTCTGATTCCACTTCCTGCCACCGTTTTGTACGGTCGTGGGTAACATGGGCTCTGAATGAGCCCATATTACCATGTCGGTTGTGATGCGCCGCCCGGTGGTGGGCCGACGCAGGAGCGGTGGTCGCCACGCGCTGCCTACCGTCTGCGTTGaagccgacggcgacacccggtgagccggcgcctacggcggggcagcctgcggctctCCCTGTCGAGgtgttgctgggcacacctgctGCGGGATCGGAGCGGTAACTCtccggagcgccgtgcgcagaactgtgctgatcggactcaccgcaggcataggGAAGTGGGCCGAAAGCAACTGtcagagctgcgctccatgcaGGCCAGGACTACTTcttgatgccttcgtagttttcccatgccttggcggcaccgcaaagtcgttttGTCGCAACCAGCCTTCTTTTTTGTtctggccaagcatgacgatcacccaaggcattgatagtTGCAAGCCAAAGGATCACGTCGTTTTGAAAGCCGCGGGACGCTGGTATTTCCATGAAACCCGgttgcagggaagcgtggacccCAATGGGCCACGAAAATCCGGTGGACGTCCGATTTATATCCGAACGTCCACGTCCAGAGCCGGTTATCCCCAGGATTACCCAGGGACGTTGTGTTCCGGATATTTTGAACGTCCGTTTTGTTTTTAATCTCGAACGTCCTAAGGACATCTGCACTGGATTTTACACGGACGTGATGCTTCAGACGACAGAAGGACAGCCATGGGACATCGTCTATTTGATTATTTTTCAATAGTTGCTGCACTGCGTATAGTGCAAGCGACATCTGCAATGGACATCGCATAAATTCTCGATCGTGAATTCGTGAAGCCACGAAATTTCTACTAAGGTGTACTGCTGTATATCGCAGCACATTTTTTGCCAgtgcataaaaaataaaggaggcactgtTTCGCGCCGATCAACCGTTTGTTTGTTTACAAGACGCCGGCGCCGCGAGAAACGAGCTACATTAACGCACCATAGTTGCCAGCATTACAACAAGAATGTACCAAAAACCAATACAAACTCAGTAATTTATGAAAACATATATCGTTATATAAGTAACTGCTCTCAGTGAAAATTGTTAATTTATTCATTTTATTCATATCTTGAACATAGGCGGTGATAATATCCAATCCCACCTGCAGCCACGGTGAGAgagactagggtgcctcgatgcccagcgccgcggcggcgctggcatcgaggcaccctaagagaGACAGAAGCACGTAGCCACCTAGTTATCAACATCATCAGCGTTGCATGGCTCCTTCGCGCCAAAAGCAACCAAAAGCCGCGTCTTTATCAAAGTTGGTTCTTGATTCCATGTCTTTATTCTATGAGCCGcgttttcttcctccatgctaAAGGACCTCTGAAAGCGCGCAAGTGCGAGCGCTAAGTCTCCGTTTGAACATCTGGGCCTTGTTTATCCATCTTGCAGACGTTAACTCAAGAAACAAAGGTGAGGAAAACTTGTACTTCAGGGCTGAACTTGGTTACGGGAAGTGGCGGGAAGATGCGCAAGCTTTCATAGGCGATGTAATCGGCTCATAGTTGTTTGTAGGGTCTGCATGTAAATATGGAGAGTGCTCGCGAAGGACGTATTGCAGTGAAGGCGTCGCGGGAGACGAGAAGAGTGCTTGAACTAATTGACCCTCTGCGTGTGAATTATGCCGGAATGCTCGCGGGCCAACACAAATGCCGTCTCCGATGCTCACGAGGAAGCTGAACAAAACATCATTTTACGCATTGAAgtacgaaagtaactggaatgccaatgcatttcatcgcaaagtttgggaattattatcccgaaactggtgtcatcctgataattcgttccaagtagatccgcctagTTAACtgcacagctagaatttgtaaattgcaatatgggggCCGTAATGTAATTAGtcaaaaactgaattagtgatgttttaattagtcgattatgcatttcatttttttgtgctagtaatgtccgcctcttcgagaagacgagctcatgaactagaattgtgctatctgccacaggtaacctttaaacattttttaaagtgttcgctgaaacacccgataGATATTTCTTTATTGTTGGCTACTGTGACTTCCAAGGTTACACATTGtgcagttattattattatttgttttgcagATGTTCTCCAGCATATGCTGCGTCTCCTCAACACTATACGCTTAATGCTTCAGCAACAAGCAGAGAGTATCAATAAACTTTGTGAAATGCTATCATCCCCAGCAGTGACAACATGTGCACCACTAGTCAATCAACCGTTCAACTGCCTGCAAGAGCTGCTTGATTTTGACGCAAAGCTGACACAGGAAACCACCAGTACTTTGGTATGCTATAGATTGTTTTTTATATGGCCATATATAGGCTTTGTTCCACGCAAGATGTCTACTAGAATGCTGCTTGCAGTCCAAATATGTTAATTATTTGTGGGGCTGAATTTACCCATAACTTTCTTACTTATTTCTACACCTTGCACACTGTACAAGCGTCTGACACATGCTTTTTATGATTTCCCGGCAGGTTCGTGAATTTGTGCAGCTTGGCGGCAACAACGCAAACTGGGCGACGAAAAAGAATTCTTGGATACTGTTTGACTGACGAGCTTGCTGCACAATTTTCTTGGCTTGGTTGGAAAGGGAAGCATAGCTCTTCAGCCCTAAATACTGCCAAAGTAGTAGCAGGTATGATAAACTTACAGTGGTTTATTGTGGTTTATAATTCTTTTTTTAACGACATAAGGCATACACTCTACTGGGAACTAATCATGGTTGGCATTTTACATTATTTGCAGTAAAATTATACAGACAAGTATTTTCAATTTActgtaattattttttttcagaacttTCCAAAAACATAATTAACATTTTGTCTAAATAGTGCTACCATTTTTCCTACAGCACTATCACAGAAGCGAACAAAATCGTCATGCAACCTATTCAAGATGGTGTCATACTTGAAATGAGTTGTACTTCCCAATGGGCAACGAAAGTCCGGTGGACATCCACTGGTCGGCCAGTTTTGGACATATGGATGTCCGTCGGAGATCCACAGAAATCCGCCAGATGTACTACGGACGTCCATAGGACGCTTATGCGCAAGAAAACAGGCAGTCCGTCGTACGTCCGATGGCTGCCAGAACCGTACATTCGGACGTTACAGGGACATGCAAAATCATGCACTTGGGCCTTTCAGTACATCCGTCGGACATCCACAGGAACACAGTTATTGAAGCTTGGGGATGTTAATCGGACATGCTTAATTTTAATTGCTTTAGCAGaggtgtatatacagggtgtttcatctTAATTAGCTGCACCAtattttttaattgcctgtggcagatagcacaattataatccttgatctaaacaactcgatgaggcggccattatttccacgagaaatcaaaacgcctaatgcaataattaacctaattacgctaattaccttttaaaATAATTATGTTACGCCACATCTTTCattctacgaattatagccgccgagttcgcaaggcatatccactttgctaattaatatcttgaaactggttcagtcctgaaaattaattccaagtgatacgccttgcgaactcaacggctataattcatagattgaaagatttgccgtaaaataattaaacgccaattagcgtaattatgttagaTAGAAGTTCCTATTTTTTAATATAAGAAACACTTTCTGTGATAGCAAAGCAAGCTGCTGCTCTGATTGTCATTGTGCATATGGTATTGTGCTTAACTAAAATCATTTTACAGATATTGTGTTAATAAAGTTTGTGTTCATGTTGAAAAATGTGTACCAATTTGATGTAGATTCCCATGCAGATTTAAGATGAAAAAGCTGGGAAATCAGTGTACTGTTATAGCTAAGCTGAAGTAATTTTTGAGGTTGCTGTGATCGTCATTGTGTATGTAATTTCATGTCAAGAAAGTGTTTGTTCATATTAAAAAAGTGCATTGCAATGAAAAAATATGGATCACAGCCTGGATATACTGTGATACTTCCTTTTGCATGTGATGTCTTAGTTGCAACCACGACCTACTGAAATACTGACCTGCTCAGCTGGCGGCTCTCTATGGAGCCGCCTGCGCCCGGTCTCGTTCCAGACTCCGCCGCTAAGGGGGCGCTCGAGTTACCCCATCGGAGTGCCGGCGAATGCATGGTTGCGATAGGGCGTTGAGTGCTTCATCGAGCATGTCGTGCTTATATGTGGGCGTATTTTGACTTATTGtaattattgttattttgaaaATGCTCATTAACACTTTAGTTAACATTTGAATGTGTTTATTTACAAAACCAGCGTCTAGTAAACGTGGCGTGCTAAACTTTAAGCACCTTTCGGGAGTTTGGTTTCATTGCAATTACTTTTTTGCGCGCCTCTTTTTCCGTCTTGTTGGCCATATAGTTTGTGAAAAATGGCCTGCTGAATTTCTCGAGGACGAGCTTTGCAAACATTTTTGTGTGCTCTTCCGTAGAGCCTTCGTGTTTGAACAGCCTATTCTGCGTAGTTGCTGGGAGGACAGTTGTCACAAATAGTGACATTGGTTTCTTTTGGTGAATTGACAGTGGGGCAAAAGCTTCAGCGGCTTCTTCAAGCGCGCATATAAAGGAAAGGAATTCTTGTCGCGGGTACGAGAGTCCACCTCTGTCCACATTAAAGATCACTGCAGTCGCTGGGCTAGAAGAGCGTGGAGCCTTGATgttttgcacgcactgctggcaTGTAAGTGAGTCTTCTGTGGCTTTTACTAAGAAGCCGGCGATTAGACCTAGCGTGCTAGTCTTGATGCCTGGAAGCGGgggacctgaaaaaaaaataagagcagGGAAAGGTTGCATATCGGAATGAACAGTGAATAAAGGGCATGTTGCGCGCGTCTGATCAGCGAAGATTTGAATTTTAAAAGGCAATAATTAATGAAACTTAGTACAATATGCGTTCCTTTGTTTCCACGCCTGTCGCACTGTATACATTCTTGTGGAGAACGTATTATTGGCACCTTGTCGCTTACTGCATAAAATATTTGCTAATACTCTCTTACGATCCAGCTAGTGAGCACGTGCAGGGGCTTTACGAACGACGCCGTATATACGTGTTTCTAACGCGCGCGCCCTGACCACAGCTAGTACAGGAATGCTTTTGCACAGTTTCCCGTCAAGATGCGGCTAGGCATTGCGCTTTGCCGAAGTTATATTTATCAAAGCACATTTGCGTGGTCAGACAAGAACGTTGGAGCTGCCGCGCGCCGCTTGATTAAGGCGCGTAGTTCAAAAGACCTACACAGCACACAATTGCAACGCGCTTGCaggtacagcctcccgcatttttaaccaTATCGCGccagcgtccatcacgcgtcattgtagcgcctttaagcggcgataatcagcgagaccggcaggaGTACTCTCAAGCGCACTAAGCACtttcctgtgcaagagtcgtctaatgcgatgttcccttcaggacggcGCACGACCATattgtagtgttctcgcgcgatatagttaaaagtACGAGAGGCTGTGCGTTTACGTCACGCACCGGCTGAACTCTGTAGAGCTGCAAGGTGAGGACGCATGGCGATTTGGATGTCCTCAACAGAAGCCTTTACGTGCTCTCTGCTCGGTGTTGCCACTTCCAACTGAAGGCTGTTATATGATGTGCTTGGGCCTGTTGTGGCGACGGTTGCCGAAGTTTCTTCTTCAACCTGATAGTGTGCTATAGGCATGTTTTCTTCACGTTGTGGCAGTGTTCCTAGCTGTCTTATTTGCTGTTGTGGCTGCATTTCTAATGAATTTGGTGATGGCAAGGAAGGTGGAGTGGTCCCTTGCGTTTGGGCTGTCTGTAAGCTCAGTGGAAGATGGCACGAGCCAAGAAGGCCTACAGTTCGTTCTGTGCTACCGCTTGCAGATGAATGAATGATGCCCATGGCTAGCACTTTCTGCAGTGATGACAGCGCTGCACGAGCATCCGTTTGATCATTCGATCCATTTAGCTGGCGGACAGTGGAGAAGAGGGCTTCTACAGGATCGCTCGAGAACTTCGCTGTGAGGACGTATACGAAGCCCGAACGAAGGAGGAACTTTGTCGACTCCACAGTTGACCGTGTCGTTATTTGGAGTGCTTCATACGTTTCCAGTGAAATGAAGGCACGCTTGTCAGGCGCTGTTTCTTTCCAGGCCGCAAAAAACGGCAGAAACTCGTTCTCCAGCCAGGATAACCTGAAATAATTAAGGTtaacaatgcataaaacgacattgtTTCCTAATATAACTTTAGCTACCTGTCGTCATCACATGAGCTGAATGGCATCCGATCAGGGTCTCTGGTGATCACATAGAAAGTGGTGCTCCTTATGTTATGGATTGTGAACCACTTGTGTATCATTTCCATGAAACGGATCGTCGGCAGGCTGTCCTCGAACCCTAAAACGCCGAATCTCCTTCCATACTGTTGCAGATAACGCAGTGTAGCTGtgacctgaagaaaaaaaataaaaataaaagggccGGCGTGGCTTCCGTTAACGTACGTTTTACGTCGACAAAATACTGACTTTATGATATCTCGCTAGTTCAATCATTCTTCGCGTTCTGTGATGCATATTAATACAGACCTCTGGCGAAAATACGTCGAGAGCTCTCCTGACGTTCATCTTCTCGAAGTTCGTAGGAAACACGTGCTtccttgtgaggcgccggactaGCTTGAATGCGTTCTGTCTTTCAATAATGTCAACCAACATCCTCAGATACTTGGGGCTATAATATTCCCCTCCATTGCAAAGGAAACGGTTTGGTGCCAGGAGCTGATTACGCACGTTTTTCAGTATGTGACAGTGGTCAAAAGCCAGGAACAGCCTCCTGTTGTCGTTCATGGGGTGCCTGCAATGAGTGAAAAACCTCGCAACTGAATTAAAGGTCAATCAACGGAAAAAAGTTTCTTCGAAAGCACAATCCCAGCTTGAACTTATGTGTATGGGAAAGCTGCCTTCCGGAATTACCGACTTAGCATATGTAGCTTAGCTTCAACAGATTTAAAAGAACGAGAGGACACTTACGGCACCACTGGTTGTATTGCCCCGTTGCTCAGTATTGAGAACATTCTGCAGTTGGAAGAGTGATTATCTGCTACAAGTCTGACGACCTCAAAGCCAGCATCTTCAACGGACCTAATGACACGCATCGTCAAATGATGAAGCTGTTCTCCTGTGGTCGACCTCGTGAAGTAGTAGCCAACTGGAATGCTAAAGATTGCGTGAGTGCATAATGTTAAACACCTAAATTACGATCATGAACACAAACTCAGCAGTTTTCTCATAATCGAGAGAAATCTATGGCGGAATATCTTACGTGTAATGGGTGGACAGCCCAACGAACACGAAGGCGAGTAGATGGGTGGCGAGTTCATTTTCCATTCCCAACGCCTTTTCTAGCCCTCCCATTTCCACAAGACCGTGCACGCGGTCGGCTTTTTTTTCGTATGTTGCTACTTGTTTGATGGACATCTCGTCGACAACAAGAGATCCTTTTTTCTCCTAAAAGTGAAATACAGTCACGGCAAAGGCTGTAGTGATACTGAAGCATTCTGGCAGGGTATAGCCAGAAATTTTACGTACGCGATCAGTCAAGAAGGTCGACTCTTGATGTAGCCGTTGTTTTATCAGCGAGGAAACGACCTCCCCGCGGCAAGCTCCTATATACCTCTTTAAGGTCGATCGGCTGGGGAGTGTCAGGCATCCAGACTCGCGCAGTATCTCGTAGCCACAGGGAGACTTTGCGTGCCATAATACGGCTTGTCGTATTGTGGCCTCAGACCACTTGTGGTGCTTTGTGTTTAGACATGAAAGTTGTTCGCTGAGAAATAGTGCTTTGGTGTCGTTTTCCTTCAGCTTGTCCT encodes the following:
- the LOC125940666 gene encoding uncharacterized protein LOC125940666 — protein: MQPFPALIFFSGPPLPGIKTSTLGLIAGFLVKATEDSLTCQQCVQNIKAPRSSSPATAVIFNVDRGGLSYPRQEFLSFICALEEAAEAFAPLSIHQKKPMSLFVTTVLPATTQNRLFKHEGSTEEHTKMFAKLVLEKFSRPFFTNYMANKTEKEARKKVIAMKPNSRKVLKV
- the LOC125941048 gene encoding uncharacterized protein LOC125941048, with product MANAAVLQDKLKENDTKALFLSEQLSCLNTKHHKWSEATIRQAVLWHAKSPCGYEILRESGCLTLPSRSTLKRYIGACRGEVVSSLIKQRLHQESTFLTDREKKGSLVVDEMSIKQVATYEKKADRVHGLVEMGGLEKALGMENELATHLLAFVFVGLSTHYTIPVGYYFTRSTTGEQLHHLTMRVIRSVEDAGFEVVRLVADNHSSNCRMFSILSNGAIQPVVPHPMNDNRRLFLAFDHCHILKNVRNQLLAPNRFLCNGGEYYSPKYLRMLVDIIERQNAFKLVRRLTRKHVFPTNFEKMNVRRALDVFSPEVTATLRYLQQYGRRFGVLGFEDSLPTIRFMEMIHKWFTIHNIRSTTFYVITRDPDRMPFSSCDDDRLSWLENEFLPFFAAWKETAPDKRAFISLETYEALQITTRSTVESTKFLLRSGFVYVLTAKFSSDPVEALFSTVRQLNGSNDQTDARAALSSLQKVLAMGIIHSSASGSTERTVGLLGSCHLPLSLQTAQTQGTTPPSLPSPNSLEMQPQQQIRQLGTLPQREENMPIAHYQVEEETSATVATTGPSTSYNSLQLEVATPSREHVKASVEDIQIAMRPHLAALQSSAGA